ATGAAGGCCTGTTTCTTCGTGCGCCAGGGATTGCACCCGGTGCGGCACGAAAATCCATCGCTTTCCTGTGCCACGCCGGTGCCGGCTGAACCGCCGGCCGTACGCCACGGCAGTTGCACCGGGGACTGACCAATGATTGCCGGGCAATCCCGCCCGGCAGGGTTGCTGCCCCCCGGTTTTGCATTTAGCAATAACGATGTTCCCCGTGTAGCTATTCTTGATGCAGCGCAAGTGCCTGCCGGGCAGGGCAGCAAAGAATGGGACGATGAACCCGCACGAGCCCCTTCTTCCTCCCGCTTCGCATTCCGTCCCGAAAACGGATTCGCGATCCAATGCCCGATCCGCTTTCCCCGCCAATCCCCGATCCGACCCCACGGCCGATCGCACGTCGCAATCCTGGTTCGATGCCAAATCCCATCCCGCGGCGGATCCCGGGCAACCCCACGCGCTTGGGCACGAATCGCACCTGGCAAGCGAGGCGCTCGACCTCATCGCGCGCCTCGTCGCGGCTCTCGAACTGACGCCGCTGGTGGCGGTCAGCAGCATCGATCGCGAAGGCAGGATCCGCTTTTGCAATACGGCATGCGCCGAACTGTCCGGCGTGGCGGGGGAAGCGGCGCTCGGCCAGCCAATGCAGGCCCTGTTTTCACGCGGCGAGCGCGAAGCGGAACACGATGCGCTGGTCGAAGAGGCCTGGCGCACCGGCCGGCATTCTCCCACCGGCGACTGGCAGGTGCGCACCGCCGGCGGCCGCGAGCTGTGGCTGTATTCGACACTGGTGCCGGTGTTTCACGAAGGCACGCTGACGCAGATCTTCTGCATGGATGTCGACGTTACCTCCCGCAAGCGCAACGAAGACGCGCTGGCCGCAGCAGGCACCAATTTCCGCCAGCTGTTCCAGAAGTCCGACGATGCGATCCTGCTGGTGAGCGGCGGCCTGATCGAGGAAGCGAATCCCGCCGCGCTGCGCCTGTTCAAGTGCCCTGGCGCGGCCACGTTCGTGGGCCGCCGGCTGGCCGATTTCTCGCCGCTGCAGCAGCCCGGCGGTGCATTGTCCGAGCCGGCCGCGCGCCAGCTCGAGGAGCAGGCATACGCCCAGGGCAACTGCCGCTACGACTGGCGCTATCTCGATTGCGCCGGCAACCTGTTCTGGGCCGAAGTGCTGATGACGTCCGTCACACTGGACCACGAATACCTGTTCTACGTGGTGGTGCGCGACATTTCAGAGCGCAAGAGCGCCGAGCGTACGCTGTACCTTGGGGCGCAGGTGTTCGAGAACAGCCGCGATGCGATCCTGCTGACGGACCATCAGCGCCACGTCATCTCGATCAATCGCGCGTATTCCGCGATCACCGGGTTCGGCAGCGACGACATGCTGGGCAAGCCGCTGTCCGTGTACCGCTCCGGTGTCGAGGATGAAACCTTCTTCCGCCACGTGTGGGACGAGATCGAGGCCACCGACCACTGGCAGGGTGAAATCTGGTCGCGCCGCAAGAGCGGCGAACTGTTCCCCGCGTGGCTGGCGCTGACGGCGATCCGCGACAGCCACGACCAGGTCAGCAACTACATGGCCATCGTGTCCGACATCACCGAGCGCAAGCGCTCGGAAGAACAGACGCGCCACCTGGCCGAGCACGATTTCCTCACCGATCTGCCGAACCGCGTGCTGCTGCTGGACCGGCTGTCGCTGGCGCTGTCCGCCGCGCGCCGCAAGGGCAGCATGCTGGCGATCCTGTTCCTGGACCTGGACCGCTTCAAGCAGATCAACGACACGCTGGGTCACCAGGTGGGCGACCAGCTGCTCAAGGAGGTGGCGGCGCGGCTGCTGAAATGCGTGCGCAAGGTCGATACCGTCAGCCGGCAGGGCGGCGACGAGTTCGTCATCATCCTGGCCGACATCGGCGGCATCGACCACGCGGCCCACGTGGCGGCGACGATCCGGCAGGCGATCTGCCAGCCGTACGGGATCGGCGCGCACGAGCTGCACGTGTCCACATCGATCGGCGTGGCCATTTTTCCCAGCGACGGCGACGATATCGATACCTTGGTCAAGAATGCCGACACGGCGATGTACCACGCCAAGCAGGGCGGCCGCAACAACTTCCAGTTCTTCAGCGCCGAGATGAACGAGCGCATCGTCGAACGCGCGTCGTTCGAGCAGGGCCTGCGCCGCGCACTGGCCGAGGGGCAGTTCGAACTGGCATTCGAGCCCGAGCTCGATATCGCCACCGGCGCGCTGGTGGCGGCGGAAGCGCTGATCCGGTGGCGGCACCCCGAGCTGGGCCTGCTGTTGCCGGAACGCTTCCTCGGCGTGGCCGAAGAAGCGGGTTTGATGGTCCCGATCGGCAACTGGGTGCTGCGCGAAGCCTGCCGCCGGGCGCGCCGCTGGATGGATGCCGGCACGCCGCTGGTGGTGGCCGTCAACCTGTCGCCGGCGCAGTTCATCGGGCGCGACCTGATCGACAATGTGCGCGACGCGCTGGCGGAGGCGGGGCTCGAACCCGGCTGCCTGGAACTGGAACTGACCGAGGCGATCATCATGAAGGGCGGCAATGCTACCGCCGGCACGCTGGACGGCCTGCGCGAGCTGGGCGTGCGCCTGTCGCTGGACGATTTCGGCACCGGCTGGTCGCGTCTGGAACAACTGAAGGACTACCCGATCGGCAAGCTGAAGATCGCCCAGGCATTCATGCGCGGCGGCGGCAACGAAACGGTGATCCGCACCATCATCGCGATGGCGCGCAGCCTGCGGATGACGGTGATCGCCGAAGGCGTGGAAACGCCCGGGCAGCTGGCATTCCTGCGGGAAGAAGGATGCGACCTGTACCAGGGGCGGCAGGCGGAAGCGGCGTTGCGCGAGGGCGGGCTGGATGGCCTGCTGCGATAGCGCCGGGCCGGCCGTTCGATCGCGGCGGCGTCAATACAGCCGCATCCGCACCAGCACCTGCCCGTGGTCCGAGGCTTCCGGCCGCTCCAGCCGCAGGTGGTCGTTGAAATAGCTGACGTCGATCACTTCGCCGATCGCGCGCGGCGAGTTGCGGTTGAATTCCTCGGAGACGAGCACATGGTCGATCGTCGAGTAATGCCCCTCGTGGATGCTGGTGTAGCCCACGTGGCGCAGGTGATCCTGGCGCAACTGGATCTGGTTGCTGTCGTACAGCCGGCCGCGGCGCTCCTCGGCCTGCGGGCCGCCACCGCTGCCATGGCTCCCATTCATTGCATTGCCGGTTACGCTGTGGGGACCGCCGTCACCTGCCATGCCGCGGGTGCCTTCATTTCCCGCCACGCTGCGGGTGCCTCCACTCCCCAGCACGATCGTCGTGGTGACGGCATCGGCGGTGTCGTTGAAGTCGCCGAGCACCACGCAGGGGCGGCGCGCTTCGCGCATCATCTTCGACAGCAGCACGCGCAGCGCCACCGCCTCGGTGCCGCGCCACACGAGCGAGCGCAGGCTGGCCAGCGCGTAGTGCAGCGGATCCTCGCCGCTGTCGCCGTTGCGGTAATCGGGGCGGCGCGATTTCAGGTGCACCACCACCACGTCCACGATCCGCGCGCCGGGCAGTACCACCTGCACGTGCAGCGGCGCGCGGGCGAAACGGTCGGAATCCGGGTTGCCGGAATCGCACGGCACGTCCTTGGGGAAATTGGCGTAGATGCCCGGCGTGCCGGCCAGCGGCAGGCGCGAGACGATGGCCACGCTGGGCGTGAGCCGGTGCGCGTGCGGATCGGGGTCGAAACCGGCATGCAGCGCATCGCGGTACTTGCGGGTGCGGGACAGCACGTCGCGCAATGCCGCCTGCGAGAAAATCTCCTGGAAGCCGATCACGTCCGCGTCGAGATGATCGAGCTGCTGCGCGATCCAGTCGGCCTTGGCGTCGTAGCCTGCCGGGGTCAGGGGCTCGAGGTTGTCGTACAATTTCGCGCCGGGCGGGGCGAGGTTGCAGACGTTGAAAGTGGCAAAGCGAATTTCTTCCTGCATAATGAGAAACTCCTTTTGAAAACGATCGTATCACGGCATGGCCAAGAAAGAGCACATTTCAGAGACCCCGGCAACCGCGCTGCTGAAGCAGCACAAGGTGCCGTTCAGCGAACATCCGTACGACTACGAGGAACATGGCGGCACGTCCGTATCGGCACGCGCGCTCGGCGTCGACGAGCACCACGTCGTCAAGACGCTGGTGATGCAGGACGAAGCCGCCAGGCCGTTGATCGTGCTGATGCACGGCGATCGCAAGGTGTCGACGAAAAACCTGGCGCGCAACATCGGCTGCAAATCCGTCGAACCGTGCAAGCCGGACGTGGCGCAGCGCCATTCCGGCTACATGATCGGCGGCACCTCGCCGTTCGGCACCCGGAAAGCATTGCCGGTGTACGTGGAAGCGTCGATCCTGGAACTGGAAACAATTTATATCAATGGCGGCCGGCGCGGTTTCCTGGTGGGCATCGCGCCGCGCGTGCTGACCGAGGTGCTGGCGGCCAGGCCCGTCGCCTGCGCACTGGCCGACTGACACGCTGTTGCTGTATAGTCGGCGCCCGCTGCCACTCTTACGCCATCAACAACACATGGGACTACCTGGGGAAATGACTACCATCCTGCTGGCGATTGCCGCCTACCTGATCGGCTCGATCTCTTTTGCCGTTGTCGTGAGCAAGGTGTACGGCCTGTCCGACCCGCGCACCTATGGCTCCGGCAATCCCGGCGCCACCAATGTGCTGCGCAGCGGAAACAAGGGCGCCGCGATCTGGACCCTGGTCGGCGACGCCTTCAAGGGCTGGCTCGCGGTCTGGCTGACGGTCCGCTACGCCAGCGAGCTCGGCATTGGCGACAACACCATCGCCCTGGTGGCGCTGGCCGTCTTCATCGGCCACCTGTGGCCCGTGTTCTTCCGCTTCGAGGGCGGCAAGGGCGTGGCCACGGCGCTGGGCGTACTGCTGGCGCTGAACGTGTGGCTCGGGCTGGCCACGCTGGCGACCTGGCTGGTGGTGGCCTATGCGTTCCGGTATTCGTCGCTGGCCGCGCTGCTGGCCGCCGTGTTCGCGCCGTTCTACTACGGCCTGCTGTTCGGCATCGAGCCGCAACTGTTCGCCGTGCTGGTGATGTGCGGCCTGCTGGTCTGGCGCCATGCGAAAAACATCGGCAACCTGATGGCCGGCAAGGAAAGCCGCATCGGCAGCAAGAGCAAGGGCGCCGCCGCCGGGGCAAAGAAAAAGTAGGCGCTGTCCGCGAACGGCGCCAGAAGTAACTTGCAATACCGGCGACAGCCCTCATCATGCGTGGGCCGCCGTCATCGGCGGCAAACCGATGGCCGCCGCCGGCGGCCCGCACCAGAAAGGCCGCCATGTCAATATCCGTCGATTCAAAGCCCGCCGATGCAACGCCCGCCGAGGCAACGACCGTCGCAGCCCCCGCCACATCGACGCCCATCCGCATCGATTTCGTTTCCGACATTTCCTGCCCCTGGTGCGCGGTCGGGCTGAAATCGCTGGAAACCGCGCTGGCGCGCATTCCCGAGGCCGCCGTCGAATTCCACTTCCAGCCTTTCGAGCTGAACCCGGACATGGAGGCGGAAGGGCAGGACATTACCGAGCACATCGCCGAAAAATACGGCAGCACGCCGGCGCAGCAGGAACAGTCGCGCGAGATGCTCCGCCAGCGCGGCGCGGCGGTCGGCTTCACGTTCGCGATGGACAAGCGCGGCCGCATCTACAACACGTTCGATGCGCACCGGCTGCTGCACTGGGCCGAGGGAGAAGGGCGCCAGCACGCCCTGAAGCACGCACTGCTCGAAGCCTACTTCACCAACGGCGAAGACCCGAGCTCGCACGACGTGCTGCTGCGCGCGGCCGAACGGGTGGGCCTGGACAGCGGCGCCGCGCGGCAGGTGCTGGAATCGGACCGCTACGCCGACGACGTGCGCATGCTCGAGCAATACTGGCAGCAGGCCGGCGTGCGCTCGGTGCCGGCCATCGTCATCAATCAGCGCCACCTCATTTCCGGCGGCCAGACGCCCGACGTGTTCGAGGGCGCGCTGCGGCAGATCATGGAAGGAAAGTAGCCTTTCCGGTTCCGGTATTACCGCATGTTGCCTTTTGCGCTACACTGCCGCGGCACCATGTAACCCGCTGCCCTGGACGCATCCCGTCCGCAGTGGGGAAGCGGGGGCACCCGTTGCAGCGCTAATATCGCACCGTATCATCGGACCACAGACATCAGGAGAACAGCCATGCCGAAAGCCATCTGGAACGGCGCGATCATCGCCGAGGCCGCCGACAACGAGGTGGAAATCGTCGAGCAGAACGTGTATTTCCCGCTCGAGCGCGTCAGGCGCGAATACCTGAAGGACAGCAGCCACACGACGCTGTGCCCGTGGAAAGGCGTGGCCAGCTATTACGATGTCGAGGTCGACGGGCAACTGAACCGCAACGCGGCATGGTATTACCCGGCGGCCAAGGAGGCGGCCAAGGCCATCGAGGGCCGCATCGCGTTCTGGCACGGCGTCGAGGTCAGCCGCTGAGTGGATAATGTCACCCATACCTTCGTCGGCCTGGGCATCGGCGAACTGGTGCAGCGCTCGCTGCCGGCCGAGCGCGACGAGGCACGGCAGCGCACGCGCCACCGGCTGCTGCTGACCGCCTGCGCCGCCGCCAGCAATTTCCCCGACCTGGACCTGTTCCTCACGCACCTGCTGCCCGCGCCGCTGGGCTACCTGCTGCATCACCGGGGCCACACGCACACGCTGCTGTACGCGCTGCCGCAGGCCTTGCTGCTGCTGGCGGCGCTGTGGCTGCTGTGGCCGAATGCACGGCGCCTGCTGAGAGACAGCGGCACCGCCCGGCTCGGACTGGGCCTGGCCATCGTGCTGGGCTTCCTGCTGCACATGTCGATGGATTTCCTGAATTCGTACGGCATCCACCCGCTGTACCCGTTCGACCCGCGCTGGTTCTACGGCGACCTGGTATTCATCGTCGAACCCGTGTTCTGGATCGCGTTCGGCGTGCCGCTGGCGCTGGCGATCCCGCGCCGGCCGCTGCGCCTGCTGGCGCTGGCCGCGCTGGCGCTGTTCCTGGCGGTGGTCACGTGGCGCGGCTACCTGGGTCCGATGTCGCTCGCCGGCCTGCTCGCGATCGGCGGCGCCATCGCGGCACTGCGCATCACCCGCACGCAAAGCCGGCGTGCGCTGGCATTGTCCGCCCTGGTGTCGGTGGCGTTCATTGCCGTGCAGGGCGGCGCGTCGTCGGCGGGGCGGGCAAGGGTGGAAGGGGCGCTGCAGGCGATCGACCCGGCGTCCCGCGTGCTGGACGTGGCGATGACGGCCTTCCCCGCGCAGCCGCTGTGCTGGTCGTTCGTCGCCATCGAGGAAAACGCGGCGCAGGGCAGCTACCGCATCCGCCGGGGCATGCTGAACCTGGCACCGGATCTGCTGGCCCATTGCCCGGCGTCGCTGGCCGAGCCCGGCGCAAGCGCTACCGGATCGGCCGGCGTGAGCCTGGCTTCCGCATGGCAGGGCAGCCTTGCCACGCTGCAAACACTGGCGAAGAACGATTGCCACGTCAACGCGTGGCTGCGCTTTGCCCGCATGCCGGCTGTCGATGCCGACGTGGCCAGCGACCTGCGCTTCTCGTCCACCCCGCGCGGCAATTTCACGTCGATGGACCTGGCCGCGGCCGGCCGCGAGCCGTGCGGCAATGTGCCGCGCTGGGGCTATCCGCGCGCCGACCTGCTGGGCGCCGCGCTACACTGACCGCCCCATGAGCGACCGTCCCGTCACCGACCGTCCGGCCAAGGAACCGGCGCCACCCGAGCGCTCGGCCGATCCGCAACAGCTGTACGGCAAGCCCGCCGGCGGCTGGCGCGAGGAGCTGTACGAAGTCATCTTCGAATCGCACACGCGCAAGGGGCAGATCTTCGACCTGGTGCTGATCGGCGCGATCCTGCTGTCCGTCGCCACCGTGGTGCTGACTTCGATCGCGCCGGTCGCGCGCGCCTATGGCCCGTGGCTGGTGGCATCCGAGTGGGTGTTCACGCTGCTGTTTACGATCGAATACATCGCTCGGCTGCTGTGCGTGAAGCGGCCGGACCGCTATGCGCGCAGCTTCTTCGGCATCATCGACCTGATGTCGGTGGTGCCCAGCTACGTCTCGCTGTTCATTCCCGGCTCGCACGTGCTGCTCGATGTGCGGATCCTGCGCCTGCTGCGCATCTTCCGGATCCTGAAGCTCACGCTGTACATCCAGGAATACAGCATGCTGGGCAGCGCACTGATGGCCAGCCGGCGCAAGATCCTCGTGTTCCTGTCGGTGGTATGCCTGGTCGTGTTCCTGATGGGAACGGTGATGTACGTGGTCGAAGGGCCGCAGCACGGCTTCACCAGCATCCCCACGGCCGTCTACTGGGCCATTTCGACGATGACCACGGTGGGCTTCGGCGACCTGGTGCCGAAGACCGACATCGGCCGGACCATCGCTTCATGCATGATGCTGCTGGGCTGGGGCATCCTGGCGGTGCCGACCGGCATCATCAGCTCCGAGATCTCGCACCAGCGAGGCATGCGCGCGATGAGCGCGCGCATCTGCACGCGCTGCCTGGCGCCCGGCCACGAGGCCGCCGCGCGCTTCTGCAAGAGCTGCGGCGAGGCGCTGCCGCAGGAGACGAGCTAGTCATTCCTGCGGCCCGGCCGCACCTGGAAAGCGGACGAACTGGTGCAGGCGCACCGCGATGGCCCGTGCGCGGCAGGGCTGGCGCATGCCCGGCCCGGTCCGCTGACTGCTGCGTTGCAGGGCACGCCTGGGGAAATTGTCACAAGAACCACGACAGTTTCAAAATCGTGGCCATGGCACGCCAATTGCTGATACATTGTCTCGTATAGACAATTTTCGCCAGGAGACAATCATGAACGAATCGGCTACCACCTCCACCAAGCCAATGACGCGCGACCCGGTCAAGCCGCCGCGCAGCGTGCGCGTCGAGGACATGCGCAAGAAACACGTGAAAACGGGCGCCGTGGCGGCCGGCGGCCTGCTGGCGCTGGTGGGCCTGGCGGCGGTGCTGCTGGGTGCCTGACCTGGCAACTGTCCGATTCGGCTTCAGACGGTCCTGAGTTCGTCCAGCGGCCAGCGCGGCCGCACATTGAATCCATATTCGCGGCGCGCCGCGGCCGGATTGATCGACAGCCGCATCGCGCCCGCAAAGGCGATCATCGCGCCGTTATCGGTGCAAAACTCCAGCTCGGGGTAATACACGCGGAAACGCTTCTTGGCTGCCGCCGCGTCCAGCGCGGCGCGCAGCTGGCTGTTCGCGCCCACGCCACCGGCGATGACGAGGCGTTTCAGGCCCGTCTGCTTCAGGGCCGCAACGCATTTCGCCACCAGCACGTCCACGATCGCATCGACGAAGCCGCGTGCGATGTCGGCCTTGCTCTGCTCGCATACATTGGCCGCCCCCCGGTTCTTCACCACGGTCAGCACGGCCGTCTTCAGGCCGGAAAAGCTGAAGTTCAAGTCTTTCGAATGCAGCATCGGCCGCGGCAGTTTATAGGCTGCCGGATCGCCGAATTCGGCCAGGCGCGAAATGGCCGGCCCGCCCGGGTAGCCCAGGCCCAGCAGCTTGGCCGATTTGTCGAACGCCTCGCCGGCGGCATCGTCCAGCGTTTCGCCCAGCAGTTCGTACTGGCCCACGCCATCGACCCGCATCAGCTGCGTGTGGCCGCCGGAAACCAGCAGCGCCACGAATGGGAATTCGGGCGGATCGGACGCCAGCAGCGGCGACAGCAGGTGGCCTTCCAGGTGGTGGATGCCGAGCACCGGCTTGTCCAGCGCCAGGCCGAGGCTGCATGCGATCGACGAACCGACCAGCAACGCGCCCGCCAGGCCGGGGCCCTGCGTGTACGCGATGGCGTCGATCCCGGCGGCCGCCATGCCTGCCCCCTTCAGCGTTTGCTGCAGCAGCGGGATGGCGCGGCGGATATGGTCGCGCGACGCCAGCTCCGGCACCACGCCGCCATACTCCTCGTGCATCGCCACCTGCGAATGCAGCGCGTGCGACAGCAGGCCACGGCCGGTGTCGTACAGGGCCAGGCCGGTTTCGTCACAGGAAGATTCAACGCCGAGAACGATCATGGTAAATAGCTGAAAATAAAGGGCAATCCGCCATTGTAATGGAAAGCGGCGGCCGTTTCAGCGCCATGCCGGACGCTGCATGGTTCCAATGCCCAGCCCGTGTCATGGGGTCTGACCACATGACACGGGCTGAGCATTGGCCAGGTTGCTGCCACAGCGCAGGGCGCTGGCGCACCGTGGCGGTGCGCCGATGGGGGCAGGGAGCGAAGTTTGCCGTCTTCGCCATGGCACCGCTCTTGCTATGCCTCTTGTGTTGCGGCAGCACGCCGTGGAAGGAGAGGCAATGCCCGAACACTGGAAACTGGTTTGCAAGGTCAAGGATATTCCGCCCGGCGGCGCGCACCACGTGCCGCGCGGCCTGGCGTGGCAGGAGCTGCCCGGGGTGGCCGTGTTCCGCACGGTCGACGACCGCATCTATGCGCTGCTCGACAGCTGCCCGCACAAGGGTGCGCTGCTGTCGCAGGGGATGGTGCTCGGCGAGCATGTGGAATGCCCGCAGCATCAGTGGAATATCGCCCTGGAAACGGGCTGCGCCGTGGCGCCCGAACAGGGTTGCACGCGACGCTATACCGTGAAGGTGGAGGACGGCAAGATCTACCTGGACCTGCTGGAGCTGAACGCGCCGGCCAGCCGCGCGGAGGCGGCGCTGGCCGGCACCTACGGCGTGGCACCGCTGGTCGGCACCTATATATAGATCGTTACGGCCGGCGGCGCAGTTCCGCGTCCGCCGATTTCAGCATCTGCGCCGTGGTTTCCCAGTCGATGCAGGCATCCGTCACCGAACAGCCGTATTTCAGCTCGGCCAGGTCGGCCGGGATCTTCTGGTTGCCGGCCACGATGTTGGACTCGATCATCACGCCCACCAGCGACCGGTTGCCGTGCACCAGCTGGTTGATCACGTCCGTCATCACCAGTGGCTGCAGTTCCGGCTTCTTGTAGCTGTTCGCATGCGAGCAGTCGACCACGATATTGGCCGGCAGCTTCGCCTTCGCCAGCGATTGCTCGGCGATCGTCACCGATACGGAATCGTAGTTCGGGCGGCCATCGCCGCCGCGCAGCACCACGTGGCCATAGGCATTGCCGCGCGTGCGCACGACCGCCACGTTGCCTTCCCCATTGATGCCCAGGAACGCGTGCGGGTTGGCGGCCGAGAGGATCGCGTTGATCGCGATGCTGATGTCGCCGTCGGTGCCGTTCTTGAAGCCCACCGGGGTCGACAGGCCGGACGACATTTCGCGGTGCGTCTGCGATTCGGTGGTGCGCGCGCCGATCGCGGTCCAGGCGATCAGGTCGCCCAGGTATTGCGGCGAGATCGGATCGAGCGCCTCGGTGGCCGTTGGCAGGCCCAGCTCGCACACGTCCAGCAGGAACTGGCGCGCCTTTTCCATGCCGATATCCACGCGGAACGAATCGTCCATGAACGGATCGTTGATGTAGCCCTTCCAGCCGGTGGTCGTGCGCGGCTTCTCGAAATACACGCGCATCACCAGCAGCATCGTGTCCTTTACTTCTTCCTGCAGCGCTTTCAGGCGGCGGGCATAGTCCAGGCCGGCCACCGGATCGTGGATCGAGCAGGGGCCGACCACGACGAACAGGCGCTTGTCCTTGCGGTCGAGGATGTTGCGCAGGTCTTCGCGGCCCTTGGTGACGGTGGCGAACGCCGTGTCCGTCATCGGCAGCCTGGCGTGCAGTTCGGCCGGCGTGGGCATGGACGCGAACGAGGTAACGTTGATGTTTTCTAAGTCGAGGGCAGTCATGGCTTCAGGTCTCTGGCTATGCTTTGTTAAGGCTCTGTTTGCTTACGGTATTCTTTTAGGGAGTCGATCAGTGTAGCCGAAATGCGGTAAGCTGTTTCCATGAGTATCGAAAACACATCCCTACCCGCATCGGCCCCCGTATTGGCCCCCGCATTGGCTCCCTTCGTTGCCGCTCCTTTCATCAAGGAAATCGGCCGCGGCGTCAAGGGCGCGCGCAGCATGAGCCGCGCGGACGCGTACACGCTGTATGAGGCCATGCTGAACGGCCGCGTTTCCGACCTGGAGCTGGGCGGCATCCTGCTGGCGATGCGCATCAAGGGCGAGTCCGTCGACGAGCTGGCAGGCTTCCTCGATGCCGCCGAAGCGTCGTTCGCGCCGCTGCGGGCGCCCGCCGGACCGTATGCCCCGGTGCTGATTCCCACCTACAACGGCGCCCGCAAGATGGCCAACCTGACGGCGCTGCTGGCGCTGCTGCTGGCGCGCGAAGGCGTGCCGGTGCTGGTGCACGGCGTGGCGCACGACCTGGGCCGCATCGCCACCGCCGAAGTGCTGGCCGAACTGGGCATCGCCGCCGCGGCCACGGCCGCCGATGCCGAGCGTGCGCTGGCCGACGGCCACGCCAGCTTCATCACGATCGACACGCTGGCGCCGAAGCTGGCCCACCAGCTGTCGCTGCGGCGCGTGCTGGGCGTGCGCAATTCCACGCACACGATCGTCAAGATCCTGCAGCCGTTCGCCGGCCCGGCATTGCGGCTGGTGTCGTACACGCACCCCGAATACCTGGAAACGCTGGGCGAATACTTCACCACCGCCGCCCCGCAGGCGCGCGGCGACGCGTTCCTGATGCGCGGCACCGAAGGGGAGACGGTCGCCAACGCCACCAAGGCGCAAAAGATCGACTGGTTCCACGACGGCGAACGCACCGTGCTCGTCGAGCGGCAGATGTTCGCCGAGGTCGAGCCGGTA
Above is a window of Pseudoduganella dura DNA encoding:
- a CDS encoding metal-dependent hydrolase, with protein sequence MDNVTHTFVGLGIGELVQRSLPAERDEARQRTRHRLLLTACAAASNFPDLDLFLTHLLPAPLGYLLHHRGHTHTLLYALPQALLLLAALWLLWPNARRLLRDSGTARLGLGLAIVLGFLLHMSMDFLNSYGIHPLYPFDPRWFYGDLVFIVEPVFWIAFGVPLALAIPRRPLRLLALAALALFLAVVTWRGYLGPMSLAGLLAIGGAIAALRITRTQSRRALALSALVSVAFIAVQGGASSAGRARVEGALQAIDPASRVLDVAMTAFPAQPLCWSFVAIEENAAQGSYRIRRGMLNLAPDLLAHCPASLAEPGASATGSAGVSLASAWQGSLATLQTLAKNDCHVNAWLRFARMPAVDADVASDLRFSSTPRGNFTSMDLAAAGREPCGNVPRWGYPRADLLGAALH
- a CDS encoding sensor domain-containing protein, with product MNPHEPLLPPASHSVPKTDSRSNARSAFPANPRSDPTADRTSQSWFDAKSHPAADPGQPHALGHESHLASEALDLIARLVAALELTPLVAVSSIDREGRIRFCNTACAELSGVAGEAALGQPMQALFSRGEREAEHDALVEEAWRTGRHSPTGDWQVRTAGGRELWLYSTLVPVFHEGTLTQIFCMDVDVTSRKRNEDALAAAGTNFRQLFQKSDDAILLVSGGLIEEANPAALRLFKCPGAATFVGRRLADFSPLQQPGGALSEPAARQLEEQAYAQGNCRYDWRYLDCAGNLFWAEVLMTSVTLDHEYLFYVVVRDISERKSAERTLYLGAQVFENSRDAILLTDHQRHVISINRAYSAITGFGSDDMLGKPLSVYRSGVEDETFFRHVWDEIEATDHWQGEIWSRRKSGELFPAWLALTAIRDSHDQVSNYMAIVSDITERKRSEEQTRHLAEHDFLTDLPNRVLLLDRLSLALSAARRKGSMLAILFLDLDRFKQINDTLGHQVGDQLLKEVAARLLKCVRKVDTVSRQGGDEFVIILADIGGIDHAAHVAATIRQAICQPYGIGAHELHVSTSIGVAIFPSDGDDIDTLVKNADTAMYHAKQGGRNNFQFFSAEMNERIVERASFEQGLRRALAEGQFELAFEPELDIATGALVAAEALIRWRHPELGLLLPERFLGVAEEAGLMVPIGNWVLREACRRARRWMDAGTPLVVAVNLSPAQFIGRDLIDNVRDALAEAGLEPGCLELELTEAIIMKGGNATAGTLDGLRELGVRLSLDDFGTGWSRLEQLKDYPIGKLKIAQAFMRGGGNETVIRTIIAMARSLRMTVIAEGVETPGQLAFLREEGCDLYQGRQAEAALREGGLDGLLR
- the ybaK gene encoding Cys-tRNA(Pro) deacylase: MAKKEHISETPATALLKQHKVPFSEHPYDYEEHGGTSVSARALGVDEHHVVKTLVMQDEAARPLIVLMHGDRKVSTKNLARNIGCKSVEPCKPDVAQRHSGYMIGGTSPFGTRKALPVYVEASILELETIYINGGRRGFLVGIAPRVLTEVLAARPVACALAD
- a CDS encoding endonuclease/exonuclease/phosphatase family protein, which produces MQEEIRFATFNVCNLAPPGAKLYDNLEPLTPAGYDAKADWIAQQLDHLDADVIGFQEIFSQAALRDVLSRTRKYRDALHAGFDPDPHAHRLTPSVAIVSRLPLAGTPGIYANFPKDVPCDSGNPDSDRFARAPLHVQVVLPGARIVDVVVVHLKSRRPDYRNGDSGEDPLHYALASLRSLVWRGTEAVALRVLLSKMMREARRPCVVLGDFNDTADAVTTTIVLGSGGTRSVAGNEGTRGMAGDGGPHSVTGNAMNGSHGSGGGPQAEERRGRLYDSNQIQLRQDHLRHVGYTSIHEGHYSTIDHVLVSEEFNRNSPRAIGEVIDVSYFNDHLRLERPEASDHGQVLVRMRLY
- a CDS encoding ion transporter, whose amino-acid sequence is MSDRPVTDRPAKEPAPPERSADPQQLYGKPAGGWREELYEVIFESHTRKGQIFDLVLIGAILLSVATVVLTSIAPVARAYGPWLVASEWVFTLLFTIEYIARLLCVKRPDRYARSFFGIIDLMSVVPSYVSLFIPGSHVLLDVRILRLLRIFRILKLTLYIQEYSMLGSALMASRRKILVFLSVVCLVVFLMGTVMYVVEGPQHGFTSIPTAVYWAISTMTTVGFGDLVPKTDIGRTIASCMMLLGWGILAVPTGIISSEISHQRGMRAMSARICTRCLAPGHEAAARFCKSCGEALPQETS
- a CDS encoding DsbA family oxidoreductase, whose protein sequence is MSISVDSKPADATPAEATTVAAPATSTPIRIDFVSDISCPWCAVGLKSLETALARIPEAAVEFHFQPFELNPDMEAEGQDITEHIAEKYGSTPAQQEQSREMLRQRGAAVGFTFAMDKRGRIYNTFDAHRLLHWAEGEGRQHALKHALLEAYFTNGEDPSSHDVLLRAAERVGLDSGAARQVLESDRYADDVRMLEQYWQQAGVRSVPAIVINQRHLISGGQTPDVFEGALRQIMEGK
- a CDS encoding DUF427 domain-containing protein, whose amino-acid sequence is MPKAIWNGAIIAEAADNEVEIVEQNVYFPLERVRREYLKDSSHTTLCPWKGVASYYDVEVDGQLNRNAAWYYPAAKEAAKAIEGRIAFWHGVEVSR
- the plsY gene encoding glycerol-3-phosphate 1-O-acyltransferase PlsY encodes the protein MTTILLAIAAYLIGSISFAVVVSKVYGLSDPRTYGSGNPGATNVLRSGNKGAAIWTLVGDAFKGWLAVWLTVRYASELGIGDNTIALVALAVFIGHLWPVFFRFEGGKGVATALGVLLALNVWLGLATLATWLVVAYAFRYSSLAALLAAVFAPFYYGLLFGIEPQLFAVLVMCGLLVWRHAKNIGNLMAGKESRIGSKSKGAAAGAKKK